The genomic DNA TCGCGCTTCCAGGCGGTGAGCATCCTGTCCGACTCGGCGTAGGAAATGCGCCGCTGCTCCTGCGTCCATGCGCGGGAGCGTTCCGCGAGGGCCCGGTTGTACACATAGCGGACGCAACCGAACGTGCGGGCAAGCTGTTCGGCCTGCTCGCACGTCGGATAGAAACGGTACTTGTACGCCCGCCTCACCGCTCGCGCCATTGTGACACACTAGCGTTGTTGCCCGTCAAAATCGAATGAATGTGCTAACCCCGCCCTGAAGGACAGGGCCTGCACACTACGTTTCCCCGGTCACACGAGTGAATTTATGCGACAAAATATAGCGGATTGTCGCATCGTCTCGCCAGGCGAGCGGGCGCTCGTCTCGCCGGAGCGGCCCGCATACCACCCCGGCCCCGGTAAGGTTCAGCCGCGTGGCGTCACCGAACTCCCCGGACGAGAACCCCCCGGAATCCAGCGACTTCGCATTGCTGCTCGGCGCCGAGATCGACCGCGACGCCACCACCGCCCGCATCCTCGACGCCGCCCTGACCCTGTTCGCCGACATCGGCATCAGCCGCGTCAGCGCCGACGACATCGCCCGGCAGGCAGGCGTCAACCGCGCCACCCTCTACCGGCGCGTGGGCGCCAAGGACGTGATCGTGCGCGCCGCTCTGCTGCGCGAAACCGCTCGCGTCCTCGAACAGATCGCGGCCCGCCTGCGCCATCTCGATCCGGCCGATCCCGAAGCCGCCGCCGAGCGCGTCACCCACGGTTTCGCCACCACCGTCACGCTGCTGCGCACCAATCCGATCCTGGTGAAACTGCTTGCCGTGGACCGCGATCAGACCCTCGCCGCGATCACCATCGGCGCGGGCGACATCCTCGCCCTGGCCACCGCCTTCGTCGCCGAGCAACTCTTCGCCACCACGGGCGCCGTCCGTGACCCGGAGACCGTCGCGGGCATGATCGTGCGCCTCGTGCACTCCCTGGTCCTCACCCCCGACGCGCCACCGCGGCTGCGTGACGAGCCGGAACTGCGCGCCTTCGCCGTGAACTATCTGACGCCGGTGCTGCTACCGGACAACCCGAAGCTCCGGTAACCGGCGCACCCACGCGCCACGAAATCCGAAGTGAGCAAGTTTCAGATTTTGGGCAGGTGGATGCGCCGGTTTTCTCCGCGGCTCGGGCTCTACAACCCGTGGATCAGCTGTTCAGCTCGCCGAATCGATCCGCATCCGCGGTCATCGTCGTTCTCATGGTCGTGCCTCATCTCTCCGGCCGCCTCGTCGCGGCCGGGATAATCACCCGGATCTTCCGGTCTTCCGGTTCCGGCGGACTGCCGTGAACAGCCGGATCGTATTCAATTCCACACCGGGACGACGGTTTTCGAGGGCGATCGCCGTGCCCCCGGTTTTCCCGGGCATGCCCGCCGCGACCGGGCAACCCGGCACCGGAAGGCGAACCTCGTGTCCGCAATCACCCGAGGAAATACCAGCTCGCCGCCGTCCCGACGCGAGTACGGTGGGAGCCGAGGACACAACGAGAAGTACGCGCACCGACACCGCCAGGCCGTGTGGTCCGCGCTCGCGGATCGCGCGCCGCCCTTTGTATTTCCGAGCCTTCCTGGAGGACGGATGTCCGATCCCGCCCCCGTACCACTTCACACCTACGGAACAGTTCCCGGACCCACCGGATTACCGCCGAACACCAAGGTCTGCGTGACCGAGGGCAGGCGACCGTCGATGTCGTTGTTCCTCGTTCCCGAACCACTGATACCCGGTGGACTGATCCTGCACGTGCTCGAACAGGACGACGTTCGCACCACCGGGGAAGCCCGGCCCGATCGCGAGCTGATCGACGCGGCCCAGGAAATCGTCACCCCGCCCTATCGAACAACCTTCAGTACCTACGATCCCAGCCCCTGCGACCCCGATCTGATCCGCACCGTCCTGCGCGACCATCTCATCACCGATCCCGCCCCCGCCGGCCTCGATCTCGGCGACCGCGCCGAGGTGCTGCGCCTGGCGACACTGCCCGAGCACCGGATCGGCATGCGGCGGATCGAGGACTTCCAGGCGTGGTCGGTCCGCCAGGCGATGCTCGCGGTCTACCGGCACTTCGACATCGACCAGCGCGCGCCGCTGATCTACCACGGTTTCGCCGACCCCGGCGAGGGCTGGTTCGCGCTGCGCGCCGCCGACGCCTGACTCCCACCGTGCTCCTCCGACCTGCGCGGTTCCCGATATTCGAGGGACCGCCGCAGGCGTTCGCCCGCCCGGCGGAGCGTTCGAGATCATCCGACGACTGCGACCCAAGGCGCCGCGCCATGGGACAGCGCGCCGGGGCTCACACATCGTGTGGGCGGCCTCTGTCGGCCGGAACGCGACGGCACGCGGCTACTGGTGGCCGAAGTCCCGCTCGTAATCCTCACGATCGTGCTGAGCGCCATGGCGGGTCCGCGATACGAGGTTCGGATCGAGTCCGTGCTCGAGGAGGCGGAACCGGCGGTACACGTAGTCCAGCGCGACGGCGAAGTAGATCGTCGGCACGAGCAGAATCACGATCATCGCCGCAGGCACCCATGCGGGTCCCGGGAGGAGGAAGAACAACAGCAGCAATGGCACAGGAATCATGACGCGGAGCACGTAGCGGAGATTCGCGCCACGGCCCGTGAGGTCTTTGCGGACCCAGTCCTGCAAGTCCAAGGGCAGCGTCCCACCCAAGTTGTACCAGATACGCTGGCGCAGAGATGGGGTCTTCATAGGCCCGAGCCTACCGCGACAGCATGATTCGCGGCGGTCGCCGACCGGACTCCGGCGCGCCCCGAATTCGTTCACCACCCTCGACGACACGGCCGATAGGGTCTTGCCATGTCGGTGCTGGGATGGATCGTGCTGTCAGGGCTGGCGATGAGCGCGCTCGCACTGGTAGGCAGCGTGTCCGTGCTCGTGCCCGAGTCGGTGTTCCAGAAGCTGGTGCTGCCACTGGTCGCGCTGGCGGCCGGGGCACTGCTCGGCGGCGCCCTGTTCCACATGCTGCCCGAATCCATCGCGGTGCTCGGTAACAACCTCGCCGTCTACACCTGGCTCGCCGCCGGATTGTTCGCGTTCCATGCGCTCGAACAGTTCCTGCATTGGCACCACTGCCACCGTCCGGTCGGGGAACACCGCCCCCTCGGTTACCTGATCCTCGCTGCCGACGGACTACACAACCTGATCGGCGGGGTGGCGGTCGGTAGCGCCTTCATCGTCGATATCCGGTTGGGGATGATCACCTGGTTGGTCGCGGCCGCCCACGAGATACCGCAGGAACTCGGCGACTTCGGAATCCTGGTCCACAGTGGGTGGAGTGCCCGCCACGCCCTGCTCTACAACGTGGCCTCGGCGCTGACATTCCCGCTCGGTGGCCTGCTCGCCTACGGCGTGTCCGGGCGGATCGATGTCGCGGTGCTCGTGCCGTTCGCCGCAGGAAACTTTGTCTACATCGCCGTGGCCGATCTGCTCCCGGAAATCACCACCTCCCCGATTCCACGGGAGAAGATCGTGCACACCGCCAGCTTCGGATTCGGGCTCGCCGCACTGTGGACCCTCGCGGTGCTGGTGTAACAGAGCGGCCCCGATAGGCCGTTCGGCCCTACCGGACACGCCCGTGACGGCCTGGACTGGAGGCAGGGAAACAGCCCGGAAGAAGCGGAGAGGAGATCTCTGATGAACTGCTGGTGCGGACACGGTCCCTGGCACTACCACGGCTACGCTTACCCGCCTGGAGGGGCGTATGGGCCGCCACCGGCTTATTACCCGGCTGTCGAGCCGCCCGAACCGTACGGCTACGGCAGGCGCAGGCGCCGCCGCGGACAAGGGCGGGCCGACGCCGACGAATTGGCGGACTACCTGCACGAACTGGAAGAGGAGATCGTCCGCCTCCGGCGCGAACTCGACGAACTGCGCAACTCCGGCACCGACGAAAGCTGACCGGGTCTCATCTCACCGCACGTCCACGGGTCGGACACAGGGGCACGATGGCGGATGCCGGGCAGTACCCGGCATCCGCACACCCGCGAACGGGGCTATCCCTTGCGGATGGCCCTCTCGACGTCCTCTTCGCTGATCTGCTTGGTGCAGAAGAACCAGTCCTCGCACTCGACACCTTCCTCGGCACCGGCCATGCGGTCCGCGGCGACGCCGCAGGACCCGGCGGTCGGGACGATCACCCGGTCGCCAGGACGCCAGTCGGCGGGCGTGGCCACCTCGAAGGCATCCGTGGTCTGCAAGGCTTTGATCACGCGGAGCAGTTCATCGAAATTGCGGCCGACGCTCTGCGGGTAGTAGATGATCGCGCGGATGATCCCGGCAGGGTTGACGAAGAACACCGCCCGGACGGCCTTGGTACTGTCCTCGCCCGGCATGATCATTCCGTACGTGCGGGCTACTTCCATCGTGACGTCGTCGATGAGCGGGAACGTCACGTCCACATTGCTCATCCCGCGAAAAGTGATCTTGTCCTTGATGGTGCGCAGCCAGGCGATGTGACTGTAGAGGCCGTCGACGGACAGGCCGACGAGTTCGGTGTTGTACTTCGCGAACTCGCCCTGCATCGCGGCGAAGGTCATGAACTCGCTGGTGCACACCGGGGTGAAGTCGGCCGGGTGGGAGAACAAGATCACCCACTTCCCCTGGTAGTCGGCCGGGAATTCGATTCCCCCTTGCGTGGTCACCGCGGTGAACGGGGGTGCCGGGTCGCCGATTCGGGGCATCGAGGGTGTGGTCTGAACAGGAACGTCCGCAGTGCTCATCGGTCTCACCTCTCCGATAAATGGTTGGTGGCGAAACAAAGACGGGCGGTCAGGCCGCCGCGACCTCCCGCGTGATCGCGTACACGAAGTCGTCGAGGTCGCCGGGCTTGCGTGAGGTGATCAGTGTCCACCCGCCCGTGCCGGAACGGACAGCGGGCTCGTCCACCCAACTGCCGCCCGCGTTGGCGAGATCGGTGCGCAGTGACGGGTACGAGGTCAGCGTCTTGCCTTCGACCAGGTCGGCCTCGGCGAGCAACCACGGTCCGTGGCAGATCGCGGCGATCGGCTTACCGGCCTCGGCGAAGTCCTTGGCCAGAGCCACCGCGCGATCGTCCATGCGCAGCTTGTCGGCGTTGACGGTGCCGCCGGGCAGCACCAGTAGGTCGAAGTCCCCTGCCCGGACCTCGTCGAGACCGAGATCCGGCTCCACGCTCTCGGCCGGCTCGAGATCGTGGCGGTAGGTGCTCACCCGCTCGGCCTTCGGCGCGGCATGGGTGACCGTCGCGCCGCGTTCGCGCAATCGGTCGCGCGGCGTCACGAGCTCGTCGTGTTCCACTCCGGTGTTCGCGGTGAGAACCAGTGCCCGCACCCCGTCCAATTCGGCCATCGGCCGCTCCTCTCCTCGGCGCACGACCGGTTGTGCACATGACCGGTCCTTATCGGGGGCATGCCGCGCTATCTCGCGGCTAAACATCGAGCGACCGGTGTGGCAGGTTCGGCGCCCACCGTGGCGCGATAGCAGATGGGCATCGGGCGGTAGTAGCATCCAACTATCCCTCGAGAGTCGGAACACGATGCACGAACTCGCCATCACGCAGAGTGTCATCGACGCCGTGTGTGAACACGCGGCGGGGCGGCAGGTGTACAGCGTGACCGTCGATGTGGGTGTTCTGACCGCGGTGGTCCCCGAAGCGATGCGATTCTGTTTCGACCTCGCGACCGAGGGCACCGTCGCGGAGGGCGCGAGCCTGGATATCCGGTGCGTACCTGGCGCGGCACATTGCCGCGACTGCGGTGCGGACTTCACCGTCACCGATCCGATCCTGCTCTGCCGGTGCGGAAGCGCCGATGTGGAGCTCAGGGCGGGCCGGGAATTGCGAATCCGGTCGATGGAAGTGAGCCGAGAATGTGCGCAACCTGCGGATGCGGGAACGTCGCCGAGCACGAGCACGCGCCCCTGACAGAGACGGTGTCGCTGGAGCAGAAGGTGCTGGCGAAGAACGACCACCTCGCCCAGCACAATCGCGAGTGGCTGCGCGATCGCGGCATTCTCGCACTGAATATGACCAGCTCCCCGGGCGCCGGGAAAACCACACTGCTCGAGCGGACGATTCGCGCGCTGCCCGATACACCGATCGCGGTGATCGAGGGTGACCAGGAGACGGAGCTGGACGCGGAGCGCATCACCGCGACCGGGGCGCGGGCCGTGCAGGTCAACACCGGATCCGGATGTCATCTGGATGCCGAGATGACGCATCGGGCTCTGAACGCGCTGAACCCCGCGCCCGGGACGGTGCTGTTCGTCGAGAATGTCGGCAATCTGGTCTGTCCGGCCCTGTTCGACCTCGGGGAACACCGCAAGGTCGTGATGATCTCGGTGTGCGAGGGGACCGACAAACCGCTGAAGTATCCGCACATGTTCGCCGCGGCGGGTCTGGTGCTCGTGAACAAGATCGATCTGCTGCCGTACGTCGATTTCGACCTGGCCGCGTGCACCGAGTACGCGCGCGCGGTGAATCCGGGCGTGGACATCCTGCCGCTGTCGGTGACCACCGGCGAGGGCCTCGACCACTGGTACGAGTGGCTCGGGCAGCAGCGCCGGACGGTCTCGGCGAGCCTTGAGGGTGTGATCGACCCCGCCTAGACTGACGTGATCGGCGTCACAAACCCGCGAAGCGGGCCGGAGCGACGAACCGCCGCCCCGACTCCGGAAGGTGGCAGCACATGCCCACTCAGGAAGCGGTCCGAGCTGAGGAGACGCTGATCCATGTGCTCTGGATCAACGCCGGTCTCAGTTGCGATGGCGATTCGGTGGCGTTGACCGCCGCCACCCAGCCCAGTGTCGAAGAAATCGCCCTCGGCGCATTACCCGGTCTACCGAAAGTGGCCGTGCACTGGCCACTCATCGATTTCGAGTGCGGCCCCAACGGCGGAGCCGACGATTTCCTGCAATGGTTCTTCCGCGCGGACCGGGGCGAACTCGACCCCTTCGTCCTGGTGGTGGAGGGATCGATACCGAACGAAAAGGTGCACGACGAAGGTTACTGGTGCGGATTCGGCAACGACCCCGCCACCGGCCAGCCGATCACGACCAGCGCATGGCTGGACAGGCTCGCGCCGAAGGCCACCGCGGTGGTGGCGGTCGGTACCTGCGCGACCTACGGCGGAATCCACGCGATGGCGGGCAACCCGACCGGCGCGATGGGCGTACCCGACTACCTCGGCTGGGAGTGGAAGAGCAAGGCGGACATCCCGATCGTCTGCGTGCCCGGCTGCCCCATCCACCCGGACAACCTGTCCGAGACGCTTACCTACCTGCTCTACCTGGCCACCGGCCAGGCGCCGATGATTCCGCTCGACGAGGCGCTGCGGCCGAAATGGCTGTTCGGCGCGACCGTGCACGAGGGTTGCGATCGTGCGGGCTATTACGAGCAGGGCGATTTCGCCACCGAATACGGCTCGCCGAAATGCATCGTCAAGCTCGGATGCTGGGGTCCGGTGGTCAAGTGCAACGTGCCCAAGCGCGGGTGGATCAACGGGGTGGGCGGCTGCCCGAACGTGGGCGGTATCTGCATCGGCTGCACGATGCCCGGATTCCCCGACAAATTCATGCCGTTCATGGACGAGCCGCCCGGCGGGAAGCTCTCCTCCGCTGCCTCGGGCGTCTATGGATCGGTGATCCGCAGCCTGCGGACCATCACCGGCCGCACCGTGGACAAAGAGCCGCGCTGGCGGCATCGCGGCGACAAGCTCGAGACCGGCGCCACCCGCACCTGGTAGGAGAAGCTCCGATGACCCAGATCATCCCCGAGCCCTCGCACCGCACGATCGAACCGGACAGCCTCGTCGACATGGCGTGGGATCCGATCACTCGTATCGTCGGCAGCCTCGGCATCTATACCAAGATCGACTTCGCGAACCGGGAAGTGGTCGAGTGCCACAGCACCTCGTCCATCTTCCGCGGTTACTCGATCTTCATGCGCGGCAAGGACCCGCGCGACGCCCATTTCATCACCAGCCGGATATGCGGGATCTGCGGCGACAACCACGCGACGTGCTCCTGCTACGCCCAGAACATGGCCTACCGAGTCCAGCCGCCGCACCTGGGCGAATGGATCGTCAATCTCGGCGAGGCCGCCGAGTACATGTTCGACCACAACATCTTCCAGGAGAACCTGGTCGGGGTGGATTTCTGCGAGAAGATGGTCGCGGAGACCAATCCGGGAGTGCTCGCGGTGGCCGAGCGGACCGAGGCGCCGCACGCCGAGGCCCACGGCTACCGCACCATCGCCGACATCATGCGCGCCCTCAACCCGTTCACCGGGGAGTTCTACCGGGAAGCCCTGCAGGTCAGCCGGTACACCCGCGAGATGTTCTGCCTCATGGAGGGCAGGCATGTGCATCCGTCGACGCTGTATCCCGGCGGTCCGGGCACGGTGGCGACGGTGCAGTTGATGACCGACTACATGACCAGATTGATGCGCTACGTCGAGTTCATGAAGCGCGTCGTTCCGATGCACGACGACCTGTTCGATTTCTTCTACGAGGCGTTGCCCGGCTACGAGAAAGTCGGCCTGCGGCGGACGCTGCTCGGCTGCTGGGGTTCGTTCCAGGACCCCGAGGTCTGCAATTTCGAGTACAAGGACATGGAGGACTGGGGTCGCAAGATGTTCGTCACGCCGGGAGTCGTGGTGGACGGCAGACTGGTCACCACCTCCCTGGTCGACATCAACCTCGGTCTGCGGATCCTGCTCGGCAGTTCCTACTACGAGGACTGGACCGACCAGGAGATGTTCGTGACCACCGACCCACTGGGCAATCCGGTGGACCGGCGCCACCCCTGGAACCAGCACACCAATCCCAAGCCACAGAAACGCGACCTGGACGACAAGTACAGCTGGGTCATGTCACCGCGCTGGTTCGACGGCACCGACCACCTCGCGCTGGACACCGGCGGCGGCCCGCTGGCCCGGCTGTGGTCGACGGCATTGGCGAACCTGGTCGATATCGGCTACGTGCAGGCCACCGGTCACAGCGTCCGGATCAATCTGCCGAAGACCGCGCTGAAGGGGCCGGTCACGCTCGAGTGGAAGATCCCCGTGCACGGCAGCAACACCATCGAACGCGACCGTGCCCGCACCTACTTCCAGGCCTACGCGGCGGCCTGCGCCCTGCATTTCGCGGAGAAGGCGCTGGCGGAGATCCGGGCGGGCCACACCAAGACCTGGGAGCCGTTCGAGGTGCCCGAGGAGGGCATCGGCTGTGGTTTCACCGAGGCGGTGCGCGGTGTGCTCTCACACCACATGGTGATCCGGGACGGGAAGATCGCGAACTACCACCCGTATCCGCCGACCCCGTGGAACGCCAGCCCGCGCGATGCCTACGGCACCCCGGGCCCCTACGAGGACGCGGTGCAAGGGCAGCCGATCTTCGAGGAGAACGACCGCGAGCACTTCAAGGGCATCGACATCATGCGCACGGTGCGCAGTTTCGACCCGTGCCTGCCGTGCGGTGTGCACATGTATCTCGGCAAGGGGCAGACGCTGCGGAAACTGCACTCGCCGACGCAGGCGCTCACCCCGGAGTGAATCCGTATCGGTACCGGCGACGGGAGGGTGGCGGTGGATGTCCGCCCGGCAGAACAGGTCGACGCGCACCCCGGCGAGAGCCGGTGGCGTACGGCGGGTGATCGGATAGAGACGCTGCTCGAGGCCAGTTCGGCGGGCGGCGCGGTGGCTCGTGAACGCGCCGAACAGCTGGTGCGCGAGGTCGTCGACCTGTACGGGGCCGGGCTGGCGCGGGTGGTCGCACTGCTGGACGCCGGGATGCTGGAACGGCTGGCACGCGACGACCTGGTCGCGAGTCTGCTGCTCGTCCACGGGCTGCACCCGCACGACGTGGACACCAGAGTGCGGTCAGCGCTGGACAGCGTGCGGCCCTACCTGGGTTCGCACGGCGGCGACGTGGAATTGGTCGAGATCGTGGACGCGGTGGTCCGCCTGGAACTGACCGGCAGCTGCCGCGGCTGCCCGTCCTCGTCGGTGACCCTGGAGCTGGCGGTGCAGGACGCGGTCCGCGCGGCGGCGCCGGAGATCGAGGCCATCGAGGTCGTCGCCGCGCCCACCGAGCCCGCGGCGCCGATCCCCGCCGATTCGCTGTTCTCGCGGGTGCGTTCGAGCGATGCGTCAGGCCAGTGGGTCCCGGCTCCCGAACTGGCCGAGCTGGTCCCCGGCGAGGTGGGCGGGTTCGCCGTGGCCGGGCTCCCGGTGTTGGCCTGCCGGGTGGGTGAGCACGTATTCGCCTACCGGGACCTCTGCCCGGTCTGCGCGCATTCGCTCGCCGGGGCCGCCCTGCACCGGCGGCCGGGTTTCCCGGTCGGCGACGCGGTCCTGCGCTGCCCGACCTGCCGCACGCATTTCGACGTCGTCGCGGCCGGTGCGCGTATCGACGGCGACGGTCACCTCGAGCCGATCCCGGTGCTGGTGCGTGACGGTGTGCTGTCGATGGCGGTGCCGGTGGGGGTGCACGGGTGAACACACCGTTCCGAACGTTGCAGCGGATCACCGCCGAGCGCCCGCCCCAGCGGCGGACGGGTGACCGGTGTGAGATGTGCGCCGATCCCATTGCCGGCGAACACCAGCACGTCGTGAATATCGAGGGCAGGCAGCTGTTGTGCGTATGCCGCGCCTGCTACCTGCTGTTCGTGGACCAGGAGGCGGCGCTGCGTTACCGGGCGGTGCCCGACCGCTACCTCGCCTTCCCCGATGTCGAGATCGGCCAGGGCGAGTGGGACGCGTTGGAGATTCCGGTGGGCCTGGCGTTCTTGTTCCGCAACTCCGCACTGGGCCGGACCGTCGCTTTCTATCCCGGACCGGCGGGCGCGACCGAATCGGAATTGCCGTTGGCGCAGTGGAACACGATCGTGCGGCGGCATCCGGAACTGGACACCCTCGCGGCCGATGTCGAGGCCCTGCTGATCCGGGTCCCGGAGAAGGGGGCCGCGGCCGCGAGCTGTCTGCTGCTGCCGATCGACGCGTGCTACGAATTCGTCGGCCGGATGCGGTTGCTCTGGCGCGGCTTCGACGGCGGGGCCGAGGTGCGCCGCTATCTGGACGAGTTCTTCGCGACGGTCTCGGCCCGAGCGCGGACGGGCGGCGCGCCATGAGTCCGGTCCATTCGATGACCTTCGCCGTGCTCGAGATCAAGCCGGAGCCGTACGCGGTGGCGCCGACCCTGACCGCACGGGTCGGTCTCGCCGCGCTCGCCGAGGAACCCGTGCACGCCGTCGCGTTACGCGCGCAGGTGCGGATCCAGCCGTCGCGCCGCCGCTACTCCGACGAGGAGGGCGCGGGTCTGACCGATCTGTTCGGTGCCCGCGAACGCTGGCGGGACACCCAGCGCTCCTTCCTCTGGATGCACTGCGCCACCATGGTTCCCGGATTCGCCGGTGGCGCGGAGGTGGATCTGCCGATGCCGTGCACCTACGACTTCGAGGTGACCGGGTCGAAGTACCTGCACGCGCTACGTGCGGGCACGGTGCCGCTGGTGTTCTTGTTCAGCGGCACGGTCTTCATCCGGGGCAGCGGCGGCTTCGCGATCCAGCAGATCCCCTGGGATCGTGAGGACACCTACGACATGCCGGTCTCGGTATGGCAGGACGTGATGGCCGCGCATTTCCCGAACACCGGCTGGCTGCGCCTGCACCGGGACACCCTCGACGCGCTGACTGCCTACAAATCCGGCCACGGCCTGCTCGGCTTCGACGAGGCCGTGACCCGCCTGCTCACCCACGCCGGAGAATCATCGTGACCGCCGCGGGGATCGCCCGGGCCCGCGCCGTCGCCGACGCGGTGCTCTACGAGGGCTACCTGCTCTATCCCTATCGGGCGAACAGCCCCAAGAATCGGTCGCGCTGGCAGTTCGGCGTGCTGGGTCCGCCCGGGGCCGCCGCGTCCGGGCTCGGCGAAGAGCCCTCGTTGTCGGCCGAGTTCGTCTTCGAGCCGGGTACGGACCCTGTGCTGACATGGACGGTCCGGTTCCTCCAGCTCCAGCGCCGTCAGGTGATCGACGGTGCCGGTGTGGCGCGCGCCGAACTCGCCGTCGGGGATCGATCCTGGCTGTCCTGGGACGAAGCGGTCGCGCGGGAGATCGTCGTCGGCCCCGCAGCGCCCGGGAACCTGGTGCGCGCACTGACGGTTCCCGGTGGCTCCGACACCGAGGAGATCGTCGGCGCGGCAGGCGAGGCCGTCGGCGCGCTGGTGCGGACCAGGCAGCCGCTGGCCGGTGAACTCGCCCTCGACGTCGAGCGGGACGGCCGATTCCTGCGGCTCGCCGCCGAGGTCCGCAACGTGGCCGCACCCGCGACCGACACCGACGACGCGCTCGCCCGCTCGCTGATCGGCGCACACATCATCGCCGAAGCCACCGGGGGACAGTTCGTTTCCGCGCTCGAACCACCGGCGGGGGCCGCGGCCGCGGTCGAGCGCTGCGACCGGCACCGGTGCTTCCCGGTGCTCGCCGGCCCGCCCGGCGACCGCGACCTGCTGCTGATCTCACCGATCATCCTCTACGACCATCCCGAGATCGCCGAGCAGAGCGAGCAAGCGCTGTTCGACTCCACCGAGATCGACGAGATCCTCACGCTGCGCGTGATGACCATGACCGACGACGAGAAGGCGCAGGCCCGTGCGACCGACGCGCGGGCCGGCGAGATCATCGACCGCTGCGACGCCATCACCCCGGAGGCGATGCGGCAGCTGCACGGCGTGCTGCGCGATCCGCAGTCCGGCCGCTCGCCCCTGATACCCGAGGTCCCCGAGGGCATCGATTGGTGGGATCCGGCGGCCGACGGCGCCGTGCGCCCGGAGGCCGACGCGGTGCCGGTGTCGGGCGTGCTGGTGCGCGCGGGCAGCAGGGTCAGGCTGCACCCGTCCCGCCGGGCCGATGCCCAGGATCTGTTCACCGCGGGCCGGTCCGCCCGCGTCGTCTCGGTCCACGAGGACGTGGACGGACAGACACACGTCGGTGTCGTGCTGGACGACGATCCGGCGGCCGATCTGCACGAATGGTTCGGCCGCTATCTCTATTTCGCACCCGACGAACTCGAACCGCTCGACAGCCCCCGAGAACCGGAAGG from Nocardia higoensis includes the following:
- a CDS encoding TetR/AcrR family transcriptional regulator — encoded protein: MASPNSPDENPPESSDFALLLGAEIDRDATTARILDAALTLFADIGISRVSADDIARQAGVNRATLYRRVGAKDVIVRAALLRETARVLEQIAARLRHLDPADPEAAAERVTHGFATTVTLLRTNPILVKLLAVDRDQTLAAITIGAGDILALATAFVAEQLFATTGAVRDPETVAGMIVRLVHSLVLTPDAPPRLRDEPELRAFAVNYLTPVLLPDNPKLR
- a CDS encoding DUF5313 family protein, with protein sequence MKTPSLRQRIWYNLGGTLPLDLQDWVRKDLTGRGANLRYVLRVMIPVPLLLLFFLLPGPAWVPAAMIVILLVPTIYFAVALDYVYRRFRLLEHGLDPNLVSRTRHGAQHDREDYERDFGHQ
- a CDS encoding ZIP family metal transporter, whose product is MSVLGWIVLSGLAMSALALVGSVSVLVPESVFQKLVLPLVALAAGALLGGALFHMLPESIAVLGNNLAVYTWLAAGLFAFHALEQFLHWHHCHRPVGEHRPLGYLILAADGLHNLIGGVAVGSAFIVDIRLGMITWLVAAAHEIPQELGDFGILVHSGWSARHALLYNVASALTFPLGGLLAYGVSGRIDVAVLVPFAAGNFVYIAVADLLPEITTSPIPREKIVHTASFGFGLAALWTLAVLV
- a CDS encoding peroxiredoxin codes for the protein MSTADVPVQTTPSMPRIGDPAPPFTAVTTQGGIEFPADYQGKWVILFSHPADFTPVCTSEFMTFAAMQGEFAKYNTELVGLSVDGLYSHIAWLRTIKDKITFRGMSNVDVTFPLIDDVTMEVARTYGMIMPGEDSTKAVRAVFFVNPAGIIRAIIYYPQSVGRNFDELLRVIKALQTTDAFEVATPADWRPGDRVIVPTAGSCGVAADRMAGAEEGVECEDWFFCTKQISEEDVERAIRKG
- a CDS encoding type 1 glutamine amidotransferase domain-containing protein; the protein is MAELDGVRALVLTANTGVEHDELVTPRDRLRERGATVTHAAPKAERVSTYRHDLEPAESVEPDLGLDEVRAGDFDLLVLPGGTVNADKLRMDDRAVALAKDFAEAGKPIAAICHGPWLLAEADLVEGKTLTSYPSLRTDLANAGGSWVDEPAVRSGTGGWTLITSRKPGDLDDFVYAITREVAAA
- a CDS encoding hydrogenase maturation nickel metallochaperone HypA, which gives rise to MHELAITQSVIDAVCEHAAGRQVYSVTVDVGVLTAVVPEAMRFCFDLATEGTVAEGASLDIRCVPGAAHCRDCGADFTVTDPILLCRCGSADVELRAGRELRIRSMEVSRECAQPADAGTSPSTSTRP
- the hypB gene encoding hydrogenase nickel incorporation protein HypB; amino-acid sequence: MCATCGCGNVAEHEHAPLTETVSLEQKVLAKNDHLAQHNREWLRDRGILALNMTSSPGAGKTTLLERTIRALPDTPIAVIEGDQETELDAERITATGARAVQVNTGSGCHLDAEMTHRALNALNPAPGTVLFVENVGNLVCPALFDLGEHRKVVMISVCEGTDKPLKYPHMFAAAGLVLVNKIDLLPYVDFDLAACTEYARAVNPGVDILPLSVTTGEGLDHWYEWLGQQRRTVSASLEGVIDPA
- a CDS encoding hydrogenase expression protein HypE, which produces MPTQEAVRAEETLIHVLWINAGLSCDGDSVALTAATQPSVEEIALGALPGLPKVAVHWPLIDFECGPNGGADDFLQWFFRADRGELDPFVLVVEGSIPNEKVHDEGYWCGFGNDPATGQPITTSAWLDRLAPKATAVVAVGTCATYGGIHAMAGNPTGAMGVPDYLGWEWKSKADIPIVCVPGCPIHPDNLSETLTYLLYLATGQAPMIPLDEALRPKWLFGATVHEGCDRAGYYEQGDFATEYGSPKCIVKLGCWGPVVKCNVPKRGWINGVGGCPNVGGICIGCTMPGFPDKFMPFMDEPPGGKLSSAASGVYGSVIRSLRTITGRTVDKEPRWRHRGDKLETGATRTW
- a CDS encoding nickel-dependent hydrogenase large subunit, with translation MTQIIPEPSHRTIEPDSLVDMAWDPITRIVGSLGIYTKIDFANREVVECHSTSSIFRGYSIFMRGKDPRDAHFITSRICGICGDNHATCSCYAQNMAYRVQPPHLGEWIVNLGEAAEYMFDHNIFQENLVGVDFCEKMVAETNPGVLAVAERTEAPHAEAHGYRTIADIMRALNPFTGEFYREALQVSRYTREMFCLMEGRHVHPSTLYPGGPGTVATVQLMTDYMTRLMRYVEFMKRVVPMHDDLFDFFYEALPGYEKVGLRRTLLGCWGSFQDPEVCNFEYKDMEDWGRKMFVTPGVVVDGRLVTTSLVDINLGLRILLGSSYYEDWTDQEMFVTTDPLGNPVDRRHPWNQHTNPKPQKRDLDDKYSWVMSPRWFDGTDHLALDTGGGPLARLWSTALANLVDIGYVQATGHSVRINLPKTALKGPVTLEWKIPVHGSNTIERDRARTYFQAYAAACALHFAEKALAEIRAGHTKTWEPFEVPEEGIGCGFTEAVRGVLSHHMVIRDGKIANYHPYPPTPWNASPRDAYGTPGPYEDAVQGQPIFEENDREHFKGIDIMRTVRSFDPCLPCGVHMYLGKGQTLRKLHSPTQALTPE